From Onychostoma macrolepis isolate SWU-2019 chromosome 05, ASM1243209v1, whole genome shotgun sequence:
GCCCTTGGGTTGCTACGTCACAAACCAATAACCAATCACATCAAGGGAATGATGCTATCACTAGCATGCAAAATATACCAATACCAGCACAAAACCAAACATAAATTAGAGCAAAAAACCCATGAAGCTGtggtttaatgtgaatttagaaCCGCTAACTTGCATTATAACCCGCGGCAACAGTGTAAAAATTGCCCGGAATCGGTGTCTGCACTTCACACGCACTAATCAAGAATCACAAACGGCTGCATTGGAGTCTTCAAGGCATTTTGAGGACACAACATCGTCAAGTAAGTAACTTTAACTAATGTTACAGTATTCACCGTAGTTGTCTgctagtaaaaacatggttgtATCAGTCATTATCCGTGTATGCCATTGTTTTGCCTTTATACAGTTCAGTGGTTCAGGAGGTGCTGGCTGGTGCGACTGAGTGGAGGCGGggctaatttgcatattcatagATCGGCGTATAGTAAATGAAGCAAGGGTGTTGAGTTACATTCAAGCTATTTTAAGGcatgagaaaattattttcacaagaaaaaacatttaattatgtCATTTTGATGATCAAAGATAAGTTTTAAGGGATAAAATATTTGACTACAGGGGGACTTTAAAACTAAAAGTCTAGTATTCATCTTTtacagtcacatgacttttccaCTCATCTACCATGTTCATGGGCGTCAGTGGGAAGAAGTAATGGCAGtgaatataaaaacacatgaaCGGAGATACTAAGACAATAACGCTGGTCTCTGGATTTGATCCAGAACAGgtcacagaaaacaaaacaaaaaacccacCATAATGGAGAAATCTGTCTTAGGTTGAAGGAATCATttgtaacagaaataaaaattagtAATTTAGAATTTGTGATTGTAATTTCTTCCGTATTGTGActgtatatttactgtatatgtactcaatacttggtaggggctccttttgctttaattactgcctcaattcggcgtggcatggaggtgatcagtttgtggcactgctgaggtggtatggaagcccaggtttctttgacagtggccttcagctcatctgcattttttggtctcttgtttctcattttcctcttgacaataccccatagattctctatggggttcaggtctggtgagtttgctggccagtcaagcacaccaacaccatggtcatttaaccaacttttggtgcttctggcagtgtgggcaggtgccaaatcctgctggaaaataaaatcagcatctttaaaaagctggtcagcagaaggaagcatgaagtgctccaaaatttcttggtaaatgggtgcagtgacttgggttttcaaaaaacacaatggaccaacaccagcagatgacattgcaccccaaatcatctcagactgtggaaacttaacactggacttcaagcaacttgggctatgagcttctccacccttcctccagactctaggaccttggtttccaaatgaaatacaaaacttgctctcatctgaaaagaggaccactgggcaacagtccagttcttcttctccttagcccaggtaagacgcctctgatgttgtctgtggttcaggagtggcttaacaagacgAATActacaactgtagccaaattccttgacacgtctgtgtgtggtggctcttgatgccttgaccccagcctcagtccattccttgtgaagttcacccaaattcttgaatcgattttgcttgacaatcctcataaggctgcggttctctcggttggttgtgcatctttttcttccacactttttccttccactcaactttctgttaacatgcttggatacagcactctgtgaacagccagcttcttttgcaatgaatgtttgtggtttaccctccttgtgaagggtgtcaatgattgtcttctggacaactgtcagatcagcagtcttccccgtgattgtgtagcctagtgaaccaaactgagagaccattttgaaggctcaggaaacctttgcaggtgttttgagttgattagctgattggcatgtcaccatattctaatttgttgagatagtgaattggtgggtttttgttaaatgtgacccaaaatcatcacaattaaaagaaccaaagacttaaactacttcagtctgtgtgcattgaatttatttaatacatgagtttcacaatttgagttgaattactgaaatgaatgaacttttccacaacattctaatttattgagatgcacctgtattccTTTAAGTTTAGCGTTAAAGGAATCAATGTATATTCGGCTTGCCATATGGATGCGTGTGGGAGAGGAGGTCGGAAGGGGTGTGGCCAGCGTCGTGCTAGTTTATAAATAGAGCTTTTATCAGTGGACTCATCACACTGCTTCAAATGTTATGCTGCATCCTACGATGAACAACATTTGCAGGACCTGACCGAGGACAGGACGAGAGAACAGGCTGGTCGCACCTCTGGCGTAAGTAATTTCTCTAACATAGATGTAGAGCAggattttatttgaaaacataacttttatatttcCGGGGGTCAAGTAAATGCACAAAATGCATTAGGctatttgggtaacactttatattaattcatttacacttaaattaaacagaaaagaaaGCAGGTGCATGATTTGCAATGGCAACCAATACAAATTAATAACCGTTCCTTACCTAAATCCTGCGTTTGGACCAAACTCGGTTGCCGATTATAATCGCACAGGGATTATTATAGgtataaaaccataaaaaaaaaatcaaatataggACAACCTTAGAGGGTTTTTATCAGGTAAATGCCAAGGAAACATGTTTCATTGTTTACCtagatgtactaaaataattaaaactgaattaaaaattaatacaaactatatggacctaaaactaataaaataacacaatgaATGTCAGTGTGGTTTTATTGTGTCCACTTGTTTACCCAACAGCTATAGCAAAAAGAtacaattattgtaattttaaattaagttaactTTGTGTCCTGTAATATGTTTAATGGAACATATgattagattttatttacaattcCAGTGCGCttgtaaatacaaaataaattgtttgcatttAAGtgatttaacaataaaaactgGTAGTTATTCTCTAAACTGAAAATTACTGCTGtttattaaacagaaataaacagtTTATTGCCTGatttaattaatgtcattattcTGCCAATGTTACGTAATTGTTCTGTATGAACAATGGAGTTGCTAAACACAATTCTACTAGTTTTATGAGTCCGTATTCAACAGAAGACAGTGATTCAACATGCAGCAACGACTAGATGCTGATGCAGACAGGTTCCTGACGGGTTGGATGTACACAACAATAGTGCAGAGCAGACACACAATGAAACATGGAACTTCTGCCCTTAAACCTCAGGAGTGCCTGTATTTACTCTTTACACCCAAACCTAGATACTGTCAGAGTCTGCATTAACACAGATCCATACAGTAATAGAACCGAGTGGATTAAAGGATGAGACTGAGATTATGTCAGCGGGGAAGCaaattgttttgaaaagtgAAAATGGTCACATTCCCACCTCATGAAAGTATTCAATCTGAATGATATTAAGTAACCTTTTATTTGGACATCAGGCGGTTCTGTAGGTGTTTGCAGGCTGCTGACAGCTTGATAGCTTCTTTAATGCATCAAGCTGTGTAATATGGGTGAGAGAACAAGTCAAGGACAAAGATTTCATGAACTATGCTGAAACATGAGTATGTTTGTCTGCTGTTAGTGGCGTGGAGTCAATGGCAGTGAAGGACTGGCTTAGTCCATCAGGCAGGGCTGGGCAGTGGAGCGGGCATTGTGGGTCATGCTGTTGACGCACAAGATCTTATGATTTCTGGCACTTGCTACGAATTTCCATTGTCAGCAGTTGTTCCTGTTAGGTCTGTCTTTGGTTACTGCTTGTGCTTCTTGGTGCTGTTTCAAAGAGCTGATAGGTTTTATAATAACCTTAGTGTTTAGCAGTTAGAATTCTTAAGATAATTGAAAATAGTTTTATGGAATCTTCAAATGttggtttttttaatttatttttattttattaatttttttggtcACAACATTGTAATTTGCACAGTAAGATGTGAAACCGGCTGAAAAGGTGCTGACACGGATACAACTGCAAAAGAtttttcatgttgacttcaacTACCGaaggtataaaaaaaataatataatataaaataatataatttttattgaaaaaaaatgattttttttttcaataaaaaaaagaaaaaatctaaatgataacattctaaaaacaaataattttagtaatattttgttgaaACATTTTAGATTGTATATGcaatattgtgtatatacataaccctttaaaagtttgggatcagtacaattttaaaaaagaagaaagaaattgatacatttattcagcaaggacacattcaattgtttaaaagtgacagtaaataaatgtataatgttacaaaatatttaaatgcttttgaattttccattcatcaaagaataaaaattttttttttttttaaatgtatcaaagtttccacaaaaaatattaagcagcaaatcaaaacataaaaatcttaccatccccaaacttttgaatggtgatGTATAggtcagtgttgttattgttaactaaaactattaaaaatcattttggtTGGTTTGTTAGGGTCCCCCTTGGTCCGTTCGCCCGCGGGGCCGCACCAGTTGCACCGCCCAAAGGATGGCCCTGTGCTAAACTAAAGTCCGGCCGTACCCCTCGGTCCCTgcttaaaactattaaaaataattttggtaatcgaaatgaagctgaaatgaaataaataaataaaaaaataaaaaaaaatcattaaaattttagatattgccttggcaactaactgaaataaatcaaatttaagtaaatttttaATGAAGTCACTGATTTGtattatagatatatagatcagtggttaaAATCctataacaaaatgtaaaataaaaatatattaaagctaaacagaaatgttaatataaaaaaaaattaaagctacACAAGCACATAAGATTATTATAactataaaatgaaaacagaaaaaatataaataaaatctaattctaaatatgaataaatactataatactaaaataacactggtataGGGTTACATACCGTAATGTTGAAATTCTGCGATAATATTTTACAGAAGGTGAGATTCAGCATGGAGAGGTACTTGAGCGACCCACCGGATGGCGGCTATGGCTGTGTCGTGGTCACCTCGGCCTTCTTCATCATGGGCCTCACTGCTgctgtttttaaaaactttGGCCTGTTTTTCCTCGAAATCCAAAGTCACTACGATGTCCTTAACAGTACTACCTCATGGGTGACCTCAACCACTATTGCTGTGTTTCATTTGGGAGGTGAGGAATGCTTTTATGTTCTGCCTTTTTCAAATTGTTATCAACAGAAACTATATGAATACTCTCAGAACAGGTATAACAAATTGTCTGAAACTGACATTTAATGATGACACCAGACCTGCATAATGAGACATgtttttctcatctgtttagctcCTCTGGCCAGTGCTCTCAGTATGCACCTGTCCCAGCGCACTGTCATCATGGTCGGAGGGCTTCTGGCTGCCTCAGGAATGATTATTGCCTCTTTGGGCCTCAGCCTGCCTTGGATGTATCTGTCTGTTGGTGTACTCCAAGGTAAATTTAGTTTTCAATAATTATGCAATACTGAATTGCAGCACACAATGctcttttttttaactaatacaAGATTTATTAGTGATTATAAAAtcacgggaataaattacattttaaaatatattcaaatagaaaaccgttgttttaaataataaaaatatttatttaaatagtaaaataatgttgaataaataatattgaaaataGATTTTCAACTaacaactaaattaaatcaacgtgtgagcatcctttgcgtttaaagcagcttttgccctaggTGCACTCACGCATAGTTTTTCAgggagctttgcaggtaggtttctcaaagcacagttcttctggatttagtctgtctccgtttgttctgtttcttcatgtgattccagacagactgggtgatgatcagatctctgtgtggagcactggctgttgttagaatccttgtgcaaacaaaaatctcactgaattattacaattaatggcaaaatgattttttggaaatgtaaactgatatttcctgcTGACACACTACaacaaaagatagaaataactgacttaaagggatagttcacccaaaaatgaaattctttcATTTCGTTaaaagtcatcatttactcaccctcaagtagttccaaacctgtatgaatgtctttgttctgctgaacacaaaggaagatattctgaagaatgtgggaaacagagcagttctggcgcaccattgacttccatagtattttttttttcctattatggaagtcaatggtgcgccaaaacagcctggttacaaactttcttcagaatatcttcctttgtgttcggcagaacaaagaaattcatacaggtttggaactacttgagggtgagtaaatgacagaatttttgggtgaactatccctttaaaaccattttttagctggtgaaaatactagtgttctacaacccgaattccggaaatgttgggacgttttttcaaatttgaataaaacgaaaactaaaacactttcaaatcacatgagccaatattttattcacaatagaacattgataaatgtttaaactgagaaattttacaattttatgcacaaaatgagctaatttcaaatttgacgCCTACTACAGGTCTACAGtatctggagttttggtgttggaatttggtcccattcttgcctgatataggtttccagctgctgaagagtttgtgggcgtctttgacatatttttcatttaatgatgggccaaatgttctctataggtgaaaaatctggactgcaggcaggccaattcagcacccggactcttctacgatgaagccatgctgttgtaatagctgcagtatgtggttttgcattgtcctgctgaaatacacaaggccttccctgaaatagatatcatctggaggggagcatatgttgctctaaaacctttatatacacctttcagcattcatagtgccttccaaagcatgcaagctgcccatactgtatgcacttatgcattCTCAttccatcagagatgctggcttttgaactgaacgctgataacacgctgcaAGGTCTcactcctctttagcccggaggacactgcgtccatgatttccaacaagaatgtcaaatttggactcgtctgaccatagaacacttttccactttgaaacagtccattttaaatgagccttggcccacaggacacgacggcgcttctagaccatgttcacatatggcttcctttttgcatgatagagctttagttggtatctgcagatggcatggcggattgtgtttactgacagtggtttctggaagtattcctgggcccatttagtaatgtcaatgacagaatcatgccgatgagtgatgcagtgtcgtctgagggcccgaagaccacggcatccaacaaaggtcttcggccttgtcccttacgaacagagatttctccagtttcactgaatcttttgatgatgttatgcactgtagatgatgaggtTTGAAAAggctttgcaatttgacgttgaggaacgttgtttttaaagtattccacaatctttttacgcactctttcacagattggagagcctctgcccatctttacttctgagagactctgcctctcgaAGACATCCCTTtcatagctaatcatgttacagacctgatgtcaattaacttaattagttgctagatgttctctcagctgaatcttttcaaaatttcttgctttttcagccctttgttgcccctgtgccagcttttttgagacctgtagcaggcatcaaatttgaaatgagctcatttagtggataaaagtgtaaacgttctccatttaaaaatttatgttctattgtgaataaactattggctcatgtgatttgaaagtcttttagttttcattttattcaaattttaaaaaacgtcccaataTTTCCGGAATTCGTGttgtaataattttggccaccactgtgtgtgtgtgtgtaaacgtgtacctgtttttctattcaagtggggacttaaacctgaatacacacagactcatggggactcgtgtcacggtggggacctaaattgaggtccccacgggtaaacatgctaacaaatcacacagaatgaagttttttgaaaatctaaaaatgcagaaagtttcctgtaaggggtagatttaggtgtagggttggtgtagggcaatagaacgTGCGGTCTGTACAGTTGAAAAAGCATTACGcttatggagagtccccacaaggatagcaaaccagacgtgtgtgtgtgtgtatatatatatatatatatatatatatatatatatatatatatatatatatatatatatatatatatatatatatatatatatatatatatatatatatatatatatatatatatatatatatatatatatatacacacacacacacatataaggCTGGAGttatgactgctgaaaattcaactatGGCAGCatagaaataaatgattgtaaaatatattaaaaaattttacatattacataatatattacaaaatggttattttcaattgtaataatattttacaatattactgttttactatattttgatcaaataaatgcagccttggtgatcataagagacttctttcaaaaacataaaaaatcataCCAACTCCAAACATTTCATCTATATTgcacatttttagtttttaattaatactttgaTTATTGATTCCTTCATTTGGTGACACTCCTAGTCCTCCATAGtgattatttaactttttattttttgtgatctAGGACTTGGCATCTCATTTTCTTGGATACCAGCTAACAGCATGGTCAGCCATTATTTCAGACGCTGGCGTCCCATTGCCTATGCTATTGCTAGTTCTGGAGAGTGTGTCTTTGCCATGGGATTCAGCCCATTTTTCCAGTGGCTTATTGACAACTATTCTTGGCAGGGGGCTCTACTGATCATCGGTGGTCTTCAGttgaatctgtgtgtgtgtggtgctcTGATGAAACCCTTCCCAGTTGCACAAACCTCTATCCAAGACAAACCGGTTCTGGAAGAAAGCAGGACATCAAAAAAAGGCACTTTCCAGTGGTCCCTTTTGCAGAGGCCTGAGCTGCTGCTATATATTGTGTTTGCCATCTTAGCGGCGGCGGGTTTCTTCATCCCACCTCTGTTTCTGGTGCCCTATGCCAGCAGTTTGGGCATGGAGCAGTACTGGGCGGCCTCGGTTCTGTCAGTGCTGGCATTGGCAGACCTGCTGGGCAGACTAGCGTGCGGGTGGCTGGCTAACCTGCGGCTCGTGAGAAACCTGCAGCTGCTGACCATGGTGGTCACTGCACAGGGGGTGGTGCTGCTTCTGCTTCCCATTGCACAGAGCTACTGGAGTATCCTGGTCTTTGCCTCATTCTATGGCTTCCTGTTTGGCTGTGTGGTGGCCATCCATGTGACGATTATTGTGGATATTGTTGGACTGGAGGGCTTTGACAGCGCTCTAGGGCTCTTCATGCTGTTACGGAGCTCTGGAGGATTTGTGGGTCCACCTGCAGCAGGTCAGTGCGTGCCATTAACTTTCATGCATGTCAGACTAAAGGTGCATTCACTCCAAGAGCGCTAACTATAAAGGTGATCactataactataacaataactatattagtGCCCACAGcgggggtgtcaaactcagttcctggagggccgcagccctgcagagttttgttccaaccctgctccaacacactgaaggacttgattagctggatcaggtgtgtttaattagggttgcatctaaactctgcagtttgacacccctggtccACAGCAATGGACGATAACATTTTATAAGCACGTGCTGCACGTTTGGTTTAAAGAGCCGGTTCACCCAAacatgtaaattctgtcattatttattaatgtcgttccgaacctgtatgactttctttcttctgtggaacatgaaagaaTCTATAGAAAATCATActtaaagaagatattttgaaatgatatgagggtgagtaaatgatgccagaattaaaatttttgggtgaactaagcctttaataatttaaccagcatttatttacttatgtaCTAAAggtgtaaaaatgtattagtgcATTGTGATGGATCATgatgaaaaatttaattaaataatttataaaaaattcttAGAAGTTTTAAAACCTGTCTTTGTCAATATTCATGTGTCTTCAGCATGTATATTATTAGTCgctttgtataataataataattaataatctaataaactaaatcaaacCAAATTGTGAGCAAATTTCATGATGCATGGCAAAATTTAGTAAAAATCTTCATTGTGAATCATTGTCAGAGCAGATACTTACACCACTATTAGCTACATGCATCCTATTTGTAAAATACCATATAAATTAGTCtaaaattattctttttaaaatgtatataaaaaatattttttaaatagtggtccactttcatattttcataatgTGACTGTTTAAACAGACACGTACTttgatttttatgcaaattgtCACTTT
This genomic window contains:
- the zgc:114041 gene encoding monocarboxylate transporter 13, translated to MERYLSDPPDGGYGCVVVTSAFFIMGLTAAVFKNFGLFFLEIQSHYDVLNSTTSWVTSTTIAVFHLGAPLASALSMHLSQRTVIMVGGLLAASGMIIASLGLSLPWMYLSVGVLQGLGISFSWIPANSMVSHYFRRWRPIAYAIASSGECVFAMGFSPFFQWLIDNYSWQGALLIIGGLQLNLCVCGALMKPFPVAQTSIQDKPVLEESRTSKKGTFQWSLLQRPELLLYIVFAILAAAGFFIPPLFLVPYASSLGMEQYWAASVLSVLALADLLGRLACGWLANLRLVRNLQLLTMVVTAQGVVLLLLPIAQSYWSILVFASFYGFLFGCVVAIHVTIIVDIVGLEGFDSALGLFMLLRSSGGFVGPPAAGWLVDWTHDFSASFYLSGLCLVLSGVFVVLVDRLMEKKKLKLPDSRTETTDHPVLKADRPDV